A genomic stretch from Serratia entomophila includes:
- the hcp gene encoding hydroxylamine reductase, whose protein sequence is MFCVQCEQTIRTPAGNGCSYAQGMCGKTAETSDLQDLLVAALQGLSAWALQARSLGIVDHDIDSFAPRAFFSTLTNVNFDSERIIGYARETLMLRDSLAARCRLLAAGVHVDHPLAALQLAGNDMPSLLQQAAQFALDSDKAEVGDDVHGLRMLCLYGLKGAAAYMEHAHVLGQFDAQIYADYHAFMAWLGTRPRDVDTLLNNAMGIGKMNFSVMAILDRGETQTYGDPQPSAVNVRPVAGKAILISGHDLKDLRMLLEQTEGQNVNVYTHGEMLPAHGYPELKKFTHLVGNYGSGWQNQQIEFAKFPGPILMTSNCIIDPNVGNYGDRIWTRSIVGWPGVNHLESDDFGAIVRQAQGMSGFPYTEIEHLITVGFGRQTLLNAADTVIDLVAQKKLRHVFLVGGCDGSRDERSYFTDFARSVPQDCLIMTLACGKYRFNKLDFGTLEGLPRLLDVGQCNDAYSAIMLAVKLAETLGCDINELPLSLVLSWFEQKAIVILLTLLSLGVKNIVTGPTAPGFLTDNLLAVLNEKFGMRPITTVEQDLSALLG, encoded by the coding sequence ATGTTCTGTGTGCAATGTGAACAAACCATTCGTACCCCGGCAGGCAACGGCTGCTCTTATGCCCAGGGCATGTGCGGCAAAACGGCGGAAACGTCCGACCTGCAGGATTTGCTGGTGGCGGCGCTGCAAGGCCTGTCCGCCTGGGCGCTGCAGGCGCGTTCGCTGGGGATAGTCGACCACGACATCGACAGTTTCGCCCCACGCGCCTTCTTCTCCACCCTGACCAACGTCAACTTCGATTCCGAGCGCATCATCGGCTACGCGCGGGAAACCCTGATGCTGCGCGACTCGCTGGCGGCGCGCTGCCGGCTGCTGGCAGCAGGGGTGCACGTCGATCATCCGCTGGCGGCGCTGCAGTTGGCGGGCAACGATATGCCGTCGCTGTTGCAGCAGGCGGCGCAGTTCGCCCTCGACAGCGACAAGGCCGAGGTGGGCGATGACGTGCATGGCCTGCGCATGCTGTGCCTGTACGGCCTCAAAGGCGCGGCGGCCTATATGGAACACGCCCACGTGCTGGGGCAGTTTGACGCACAGATCTACGCCGATTACCACGCTTTTATGGCCTGGCTCGGCACCCGCCCGCGCGACGTCGATACCCTGCTGAACAACGCGATGGGCATTGGCAAGATGAACTTCAGCGTGATGGCGATCCTCGATCGCGGCGAAACCCAGACCTACGGCGATCCGCAACCCAGCGCGGTAAACGTGCGGCCGGTGGCCGGCAAGGCGATTTTGATCTCCGGCCACGATCTGAAAGATCTGCGCATGCTGCTGGAGCAGACCGAAGGCCAGAACGTCAACGTTTACACCCACGGTGAAATGCTGCCGGCGCACGGTTATCCGGAACTGAAAAAATTCACACATCTGGTGGGCAACTACGGCAGCGGCTGGCAGAACCAGCAGATTGAGTTCGCCAAGTTCCCCGGCCCGATCCTGATGACCTCCAACTGCATTATCGATCCTAACGTCGGCAATTACGGTGATCGTATCTGGACCCGCAGCATCGTCGGCTGGCCGGGCGTCAACCACCTGGAAAGCGACGACTTCGGCGCTATCGTTCGCCAGGCGCAGGGTATGAGCGGTTTCCCTTACACCGAGATTGAGCACCTGATCACCGTCGGCTTCGGCCGCCAGACGCTGCTCAACGCCGCCGACACGGTGATCGATCTGGTGGCGCAGAAAAAGCTGCGCCACGTGTTCCTGGTAGGCGGCTGCGACGGCAGCCGCGACGAACGCAGCTACTTCACCGACTTCGCCCGCAGCGTACCGCAAGACTGCCTGATCATGACCCTGGCCTGCGGCAAATACCGCTTTAACAAGCTGGACTTCGGCACGCTGGAAGGGCTGCCGCGTCTGCTGGACGTCGGCCAGTGCAACGATGCCTATTCCGCCATCATGCTGGCGGTCAAGCTGGCCGAGACGCTGGGCTGCGATATCAATGAGCTGCCGCTCAGCCTGGTGCTGTCGTGGTTTGAGCAGAAGGCGATCGTCATCCTGCTGACGCTGCTGTCATTGGGGGTGAAAAACATCGTCACCGGCCCGACCGCGCCGGGGTTCCTGACCGACAACCTGCTGGCAGTCCTCAACGAGAAGTTCGGCATGCGGCCAATCACCACCGTTGAGCAGGATCTTTCCGCTCTGCTCGGCTGA